One part of the Sorangiineae bacterium MSr11954 genome encodes these proteins:
- a CDS encoding CusA/CzcA family heavy metal efflux RND transporter, with product MIARLVSICLQKRWLMVAVFAMVAAFGYYSFTTLAIEAYPDIADTTAQVITQYPGHAAEEVEEQITIPIERELNGIPGLHVMRSRSTFGLSLITLVFRDGVEDYWARTRIRERVSGVALPDGATPSLDPLTSPTGEIFRYVLASSSRSQRELKELQQWVVVPTIKQVFGVADVTNFGGETTQFQLALDPARLAQYGLSLTQVVAAIKANNANAGGSILVRGDQAAVVRGIGLVRNLDDLGNIVVSESRGTPVFVRNLGTLKLGALTRNGIAGRDDEPDVVTGIVLLLRGVNPSVALTGIHEKIDALNRGGLLPPDVKVVPYLDRTDLVHTTLSTVSHTLLEGIGLVLIVLILFLGSVRSALIVALTIPLSLMIAFILMATTDIPANLLSLGAIDFGVIVDGAVVVLENMLRKREEEPSAALSVDDARSSASQVARPMFFATAIIITAYLPLFAFQRVEKKLFTPMAYTVGYALAGAALCALALIPGLAFTVLRKPRKLFHNPVLEWLGHRYERYLAAVVRRPWASLAPGIGALALGVVLSVAIGREFLPTLDEGSIWLQVTLPPGISLQKASTMASEIRQATREFPEVTTVVTQLGRNDDGTDSWTPSHIEASVSLRPYATWANGKTKHDLIAQLAARYEKIPGVTVGFSQPMIDGVNDKIAGAHSELVIKVFGRDFAEMRRVATEIVEVLKATPGSADVSIDQEPPLPQLQILVNREAAARVGVNVTDIADLIEIGIGGRPVGQIFQGERRYDITARFVESVRSSEETIGNLTLSAPNGARIPLSQVATIGFRTGESTITREGNGRHLTVKLNLRGRDLASFLEDAHGRIDRAVKFDSQIYSVRWGGQFENQQRAQARLAIIVPLALGLIFLLLYGAFGTLRHAAMILASVPLALVGGMIALLLRGMTLNVSSAVGFIALFGVAVQNGVIMVSNLNHMRGTLSLREAVIHGAKDRLRPVLMTATVATLGLLPAALAHGIGSDVQRPLATVVVGGLATATVLTLLVLPALYLVVERRVLDGAGSAGGGAP from the coding sequence ATGATCGCCAGGCTCGTCTCCATCTGCTTGCAGAAGCGGTGGCTCATGGTCGCCGTCTTCGCCATGGTGGCCGCGTTTGGATATTACTCGTTCACCACCCTGGCCATCGAGGCTTATCCCGATATCGCCGATACGACCGCCCAGGTCATTACGCAATACCCCGGACACGCGGCCGAAGAGGTCGAAGAGCAAATTACGATCCCCATCGAGCGCGAGCTCAATGGCATCCCGGGCCTCCACGTGATGCGCTCGCGGAGCACCTTCGGGCTGTCGCTCATCACCTTGGTGTTCCGCGACGGGGTCGAGGACTACTGGGCGCGCACCCGCATCCGCGAGCGGGTCTCGGGGGTGGCGCTCCCGGACGGCGCGACCCCCTCCCTCGATCCGCTCACCTCGCCGACCGGCGAGATTTTCCGCTATGTGCTCGCGTCGTCCTCGCGCTCGCAGCGCGAATTGAAAGAGCTGCAGCAGTGGGTGGTGGTGCCGACCATCAAGCAGGTCTTCGGCGTGGCCGACGTGACCAACTTCGGCGGGGAGACGACGCAATTCCAGCTTGCCCTGGATCCGGCGCGGCTGGCCCAATACGGACTTTCGCTCACGCAAGTGGTGGCCGCCATCAAAGCGAACAACGCCAACGCGGGCGGCAGCATCCTCGTTCGCGGCGACCAAGCGGCGGTGGTGCGCGGGATCGGGCTGGTTCGCAACCTGGACGATCTCGGAAACATCGTGGTGAGCGAGAGCCGCGGCACCCCCGTGTTCGTGCGCAACCTCGGCACCCTCAAGCTGGGCGCGCTCACGCGCAATGGAATCGCCGGCCGCGACGACGAGCCCGATGTGGTCACCGGGATCGTGCTGCTCCTGCGCGGCGTCAATCCTTCGGTGGCGCTCACCGGGATTCACGAGAAGATCGATGCGCTGAACCGCGGCGGGCTGCTGCCGCCCGACGTAAAGGTGGTGCCCTACCTGGATCGCACGGATCTGGTGCACACGACCTTGTCGACCGTCTCGCACACCTTGCTCGAGGGCATCGGGCTGGTGCTGATCGTGCTCATCTTGTTTCTGGGCAGCGTGCGGAGCGCGCTCATCGTGGCGCTGACCATTCCGCTGTCGCTCATGATCGCGTTCATCCTGATGGCCACGACGGACATCCCCGCCAACCTTTTATCGCTGGGGGCCATCGACTTCGGCGTCATCGTGGACGGGGCGGTGGTGGTGCTGGAGAACATGCTCCGAAAGCGGGAGGAGGAGCCCTCCGCCGCGCTGTCGGTGGACGACGCGCGCAGCTCGGCCAGCCAGGTGGCGCGGCCGATGTTCTTCGCGACGGCCATCATCATCACGGCGTATCTGCCGCTCTTTGCCTTTCAACGCGTCGAGAAGAAGCTCTTTACGCCGATGGCCTACACCGTCGGCTATGCGCTGGCCGGCGCCGCGCTCTGCGCGCTGGCGCTCATTCCGGGGCTGGCATTTACCGTGCTGCGCAAGCCGCGCAAGCTCTTTCACAATCCGGTTTTGGAGTGGCTCGGCCACCGCTACGAGCGTTACCTGGCCGCGGTGGTGCGCCGTCCGTGGGCGTCGCTCGCGCCGGGCATCGGGGCGCTCGCCCTGGGCGTGGTGCTCAGCGTCGCCATCGGGCGCGAGTTCCTTCCGACGCTCGACGAAGGCTCGATCTGGCTCCAGGTCACCTTGCCGCCGGGGATCTCGCTGCAAAAGGCGAGCACCATGGCGAGCGAGATCCGCCAGGCGACGCGTGAGTTTCCCGAGGTGACCACCGTGGTGACGCAGCTCGGGCGAAATGACGATGGGACCGACTCTTGGACACCGTCGCACATCGAAGCCTCGGTGAGCTTGCGGCCTTATGCCACGTGGGCCAATGGCAAGACGAAACACGATTTGATCGCCCAATTGGCGGCGCGCTACGAGAAGATCCCGGGGGTCACGGTGGGGTTCTCGCAGCCGATGATCGATGGAGTGAACGATAAGATCGCCGGTGCGCACAGCGAGCTCGTGATCAAGGTGTTCGGGCGCGACTTCGCCGAGATGCGCCGCGTCGCCACGGAGATCGTGGAGGTGCTGAAGGCGACCCCGGGGAGCGCGGACGTATCCATCGACCAGGAGCCGCCGCTGCCGCAGTTGCAAATTTTGGTGAACCGGGAGGCGGCGGCGCGCGTGGGGGTCAATGTGACGGACATCGCCGATTTGATTGAAATTGGAATCGGCGGGCGGCCGGTGGGGCAAATCTTTCAAGGCGAGCGTCGATACGACATTACGGCGCGGTTCGTGGAGTCGGTGCGCAGCAGCGAGGAGACCATCGGCAACTTGACATTGAGCGCGCCGAACGGGGCGCGGATACCGCTCTCGCAGGTGGCCACCATTGGATTTCGGACGGGGGAGAGCACCATTACGCGCGAGGGGAACGGGCGGCACCTGACGGTGAAGCTCAATTTGCGCGGGCGCGATCTGGCGTCGTTCTTGGAGGACGCGCACGGGCGCATCGATCGCGCGGTGAAGTTCGATTCGCAGATTTACAGCGTGCGATGGGGCGGGCAATTCGAGAATCAGCAGCGCGCGCAGGCGCGGCTCGCGATCATCGTGCCGCTGGCGCTCGGTTTGATCTTTCTATTATTGTACGGTGCGTTCGGGACGCTCCGGCACGCGGCGATGATCCTCGCGAGCGTCCCGTTGGCGTTGGTGGGCGGGATGATCGCGCTTCTTCTGCGGGGGATGACGCTCAATGTCTCGAGCGCCGTCGGCTTCATTGCGCTGTTCGGGGTGGCCGTTCAAAACGGGGTCATCATGGTGTCCAATTTGAATCATATGCGGGGGACGCTCTCCCTTCGAGAGGCGGTCATTCATGGGGCCAAGGACCGGTTGCGCCCTGTTTTGATGACGGCCACGGTGGCCACCCTGGGGCTCTTGCCGGCTGCGCTCGCGCACGGGATCGGGTCGGACGTGCAAAGGCCGCTCGCCACCGTCGTGGTGGGCGGGCTCGCCACGGCGACCGTGCTGACGTTGTTGGTGCTTCCGGCGTTGTACCTGGTGGTGGAGCGGCGTGTGCTCGACGGGGCGGGTTCGGCGGGGGGTGGGGCGCCGTGA
- a CDS encoding efflux RND transporter periplasmic adaptor subunit: MRPVRPSAAVFAVFLCLSWGGGVACRRGATASSEGASPAPTVEHRGGKVVVPEGSPLRQRIEVQPVALQAVERHIVAPSTVEAEPTRLAKIAPPLTGRIVKLFVRFGDAIKAGAPLFTIDSPDLVAAQSDYLKAMSAIAQAERNVARQKDLVDHGIGAQRELEQAQTDRDTAKSELDRCATRLRLLGVDPGNVAGPLTVRSPIAGRVIELSTAPGQYQNDPAAILMIVADLSNVWVTANIQEKDIRRVHQGDDAVATFNAYPGESFGGKVLFVGDLLDPETRTIKVRIAFDNPDSRLKPGMFATVSFHGQAVRELTVPVASVVIVGDKSHVFFETGPWEFERRPVEVGDQVGDRFIVTKGLEVGQRIVTSNAVLLP; encoded by the coding sequence ATGCGCCCCGTGCGTCCCTCGGCAGCCGTCTTCGCCGTATTTTTATGCCTCTCCTGGGGCGGGGGTGTCGCATGCCGGCGCGGGGCCACCGCGAGCTCGGAGGGCGCTTCGCCCGCGCCGACGGTCGAGCACCGCGGCGGCAAGGTGGTCGTGCCGGAGGGCTCGCCGCTTCGCCAGCGGATCGAGGTGCAGCCGGTGGCCTTGCAGGCCGTCGAGCGGCACATCGTCGCGCCGTCCACCGTGGAGGCCGAGCCCACGCGCCTCGCCAAGATCGCTCCTCCCCTGACCGGCCGCATCGTCAAGCTCTTCGTTCGCTTCGGCGACGCGATCAAAGCGGGCGCGCCGCTCTTCACCATCGACTCGCCCGATCTCGTCGCCGCGCAAAGCGACTACTTGAAGGCGATGTCGGCCATCGCCCAGGCCGAGCGCAATGTCGCGCGGCAGAAGGATCTGGTCGACCACGGCATCGGCGCGCAGCGCGAGCTCGAGCAGGCCCAGACCGATCGCGACACCGCCAAGAGCGAGCTCGATCGCTGCGCCACCCGATTGCGCTTGCTGGGCGTCGACCCTGGAAATGTGGCGGGCCCGCTCACCGTGCGATCGCCCATCGCGGGCAGGGTCATCGAGCTCTCGACGGCGCCGGGCCAGTACCAGAACGATCCGGCGGCCATCCTCATGATCGTGGCCGACCTGTCGAACGTGTGGGTCACCGCCAACATTCAAGAGAAGGACATCCGCCGCGTGCACCAAGGCGACGATGCAGTGGCCACCTTCAACGCGTACCCGGGCGAGTCGTTCGGCGGCAAGGTGCTCTTCGTCGGCGATTTGCTCGATCCCGAGACGCGCACCATCAAGGTGCGCATCGCCTTCGACAACCCCGACTCGCGGTTGAAGCCGGGCATGTTCGCCACCGTGAGCTTTCACGGCCAGGCGGTGCGCGAGCTCACGGTGCCGGTGGCCAGCGTGGTCATCGTGGGCGACAAGAGCCATGTGTTCTTCGAGACGGGCCCATGGGAGTTCGAGCGGCGCCCGGTGGAGGTCGGCGATCAAGTGGGCGACCGCTTCATCGTGACCAAAGGGCTCGAGGTGGGCCAGCGCATCGTCACGTCCAACGCCGTGCTGCTCCCATGA
- a CDS encoding acyl-CoA dehydrogenase family protein — translation MPTHEVFNQPPPLEGYDALQHDHALVEGLVRHNAEWAMSRVRDVGLLMTGEAMAWGFQANRFGPELRTFDRFGHRIDEVEFHPAWHRLMESSVAHGLHALPWQNERPGAHVARVAMGYLMTQAESGHGCPITMTFASVPALRAQPEVAEEWVPRFTSSVYDPRCIPASQKKGALCGMAMTEKQGGSDVRANTTQARPLGSATGAGAEYAIVGHKWFCSAPMCDAFLTLAHTERGLSCFLLPRWRPDGTRNAFHIQRLKDKLGDRSNASSEVEFTGAWARMIGEEGRGVKTIIEMVSHTRLDCVMGSAGIMRHAVAQATHHAEHRSAFGKKLTDQPLMLNVLADLAIEQEAATMLLLRLAQAYDDGVKNPEQRAFARIATAIAKYWVCKRTPHVLSEALECHGGSGYVEESVLPRLYRQAPLNSIWEGSGNVMCLDVLRAMGREPDSVPALFAELALARGADRHLDGYIERLTRDLSDLSDIETRGRALVERLALALQASLVVRYGQPAMVEAFVRSRIQGEHGAVFGTLPVGVDCRGIVDRARPRVG, via the coding sequence ATGCCCACGCACGAGGTTTTCAATCAGCCCCCGCCGCTCGAAGGCTACGATGCCCTTCAGCACGATCACGCGCTCGTGGAAGGTCTCGTGCGCCACAACGCCGAATGGGCGATGTCACGTGTTCGTGACGTTGGGCTCCTGATGACGGGCGAGGCCATGGCGTGGGGGTTTCAAGCGAACCGTTTCGGTCCCGAGCTCCGCACCTTCGATCGCTTTGGTCATCGCATCGACGAGGTGGAGTTTCACCCGGCGTGGCATCGTCTGATGGAGTCCTCCGTTGCCCATGGGTTGCACGCGCTCCCCTGGCAGAACGAGCGCCCCGGCGCCCATGTGGCCCGCGTGGCCATGGGCTACCTCATGACCCAGGCCGAGAGCGGTCATGGCTGCCCCATCACCATGACCTTCGCGTCGGTGCCCGCGCTGCGCGCGCAGCCCGAGGTCGCCGAAGAGTGGGTGCCCCGTTTCACCTCGTCGGTCTACGATCCGCGCTGCATCCCCGCGTCCCAGAAGAAGGGCGCGCTCTGCGGGATGGCCATGACCGAGAAGCAAGGCGGCTCCGACGTTCGCGCCAACACCACGCAAGCCCGCCCGCTCGGCAGCGCCACGGGTGCCGGGGCCGAGTATGCGATCGTGGGCCACAAGTGGTTTTGCAGCGCCCCCATGTGCGATGCGTTTCTGACCTTGGCGCACACCGAGCGCGGTCTCTCCTGTTTTCTCCTGCCGCGATGGCGCCCGGATGGAACGAGGAACGCGTTTCACATCCAGCGGCTCAAGGACAAGCTGGGCGACCGCTCCAACGCCTCGAGCGAGGTCGAGTTCACCGGCGCCTGGGCGCGCATGATCGGCGAGGAAGGCCGCGGCGTGAAGACCATCATCGAGATGGTGAGCCACACGCGTCTGGATTGCGTGATGGGCTCCGCGGGCATCATGCGCCATGCCGTTGCGCAGGCTACGCACCACGCCGAGCACCGAAGCGCCTTCGGTAAGAAGCTCACGGACCAGCCCTTGATGCTCAACGTGCTCGCCGATCTGGCGATCGAGCAAGAAGCCGCCACCATGCTCCTCCTTCGCCTCGCCCAAGCCTACGACGACGGCGTCAAAAACCCCGAGCAGCGCGCCTTCGCCCGCATCGCCACCGCCATCGCCAAGTACTGGGTCTGCAAGCGCACGCCGCACGTGCTCAGCGAGGCGCTCGAGTGCCACGGCGGCAGCGGCTATGTGGAGGAGTCGGTCCTCCCGCGCCTCTATCGGCAAGCGCCGCTCAACTCCATCTGGGAGGGCTCCGGCAATGTGATGTGCCTCGACGTTCTACGCGCGATGGGCCGCGAGCCGGACAGCGTGCCCGCGCTTTTCGCGGAGCTCGCGCTGGCGCGGGGCGCCGATCGGCACCTCGATGGCTATATCGAGCGTCTGACGCGCGATCTATCGGATTTGTCGGACATCGAGACGCGCGGGCGCGCGCTGGTGGAGCGGCTCGCGCTGGCGCTGCAGGCGAGCTTGGTCGTGCGTTACGGGCAGCCGGCGATGGTCGAGGCGTTCGTTCGTTCGCGTATTCAAGGCGAACATGGCGCTGTGTTTGGGACCTTGCCGGTGGGCGTGGATTGCCGCGGGATCGTGGATCGGGCGCGGCCGCGGGTCGGTTGA
- a CDS encoding Uma2 family endonuclease yields MAAASVLHEHLYRIRRVDYEKMAESGVFGDSHVELLYGLIVQMSPKGPLHDGTIDILAKLFIRQLGDRTTVRIQNAFAASDGSEPEPDITIVPPGDYRKAHPEKALLVIEVADSSLETDREAKARLYAECGVPEYWVVNVRDGIVEVHTEIVRGAYTRVQPHRHGDHIRLVAFPDVEIAVSDVF; encoded by the coding sequence ATGGCCGCCGCTTCCGTGTTGCATGAGCATCTGTACCGTATCCGTCGTGTCGACTACGAAAAGATGGCCGAGTCGGGCGTTTTCGGGGACAGCCATGTCGAGCTGCTGTATGGCTTGATCGTTCAGATGAGCCCGAAAGGTCCGCTTCACGACGGGACGATTGATATCCTGGCGAAGCTCTTCATCCGTCAGCTCGGCGATCGCACGACGGTGAGGATCCAGAACGCGTTTGCGGCTTCGGACGGCTCCGAACCCGAGCCCGACATCACCATCGTCCCACCTGGCGATTACCGCAAGGCTCACCCCGAGAAAGCTCTCCTCGTCATCGAAGTCGCCGACAGCTCGCTCGAGACGGATCGCGAGGCGAAGGCGCGTCTCTACGCCGAGTGCGGTGTACCGGAATACTGGGTCGTCAACGTCCGCGACGGCATCGTCGAGGTCCACACCGAGATCGTTCGTGGCGCGTACACCCGGGTGCAGCCGCACCGGCACGGAGACCACATTCGCCTGGTCGCCTTCCCCGACGTCGAAATCGCAGTCAGCGACGTTTTCTAG
- the thrS gene encoding threonine--tRNA ligase produces MSAKQTPKQVLLSQGKLDKDIVAVTVGGKVVDLHTPIEVTDPSALTLTPIRATDPKGLEVIRHSTAHVMADAVQRLFPGTKVTIGPAIEDGFYYDFDKPDGPFTEEDLGKIEETMRAIVKEDTEFRREVIARDAAIRLFREMGETFKVDIIERRPEDEELTLYRHGKPESEWVDFCSGPHVPRTGLLKAVKLTSVAGAYWRGDERNPMLQRIYGTAFASQDALKEHLRAVEEAKARDHRKVGKELDLFLLDQASPAMPFFLPKGAFVYNRLVEYMRELYFRYGYEEVITPQAFDPKLFRTSGHLGHYNENMYRLWTEDILDDMTEAERAKGYDTVAEKLRAQSFALKPMNCPSHCVIFGSRKRSYRELPWRVADFGRLHRYERGGVIHGLSRVRSFCQDDAHIFCTEEQVGAESKAFLDLFYEVFRTFGFERIDVKLATRPEKSKRMGSDELWDHAEASLAAGLKAAGIDYEIAEGEGAFYGPKLEFHVHDALKRSWQLGTLQYDPNLPERFDLSYVGADGKEHRPVMLHRAVLGSLERFFSVYLEHCGGNFPTWLSPKQAIVLTVSDKVDAYALETRDRLRARGIRVDIDYSADKLGAKIRNARLARYPYLCVVGLKEAESGTLGVRSRDRGELGAISRDEFAEMVLKESVPGAVAPAAPAVTAAVAPGDGNATKN; encoded by the coding sequence ATGAGCGCGAAGCAAACACCCAAACAGGTTCTCTTATCCCAGGGCAAGCTCGACAAGGACATCGTCGCCGTGACGGTGGGCGGGAAAGTCGTCGACCTTCACACGCCCATCGAGGTAACGGACCCGTCCGCGCTCACCTTGACCCCCATCCGAGCCACCGACCCCAAGGGCCTGGAGGTCATCCGCCACTCGACCGCGCACGTGATGGCCGACGCCGTCCAGCGTCTTTTCCCGGGCACCAAGGTCACCATCGGACCGGCCATCGAAGACGGATTTTACTACGATTTCGACAAGCCCGACGGCCCCTTCACCGAGGAAGACCTCGGGAAAATCGAAGAGACGATGCGCGCCATCGTCAAAGAGGACACCGAGTTCCGCCGCGAGGTCATCGCGCGCGACGCGGCCATCCGCCTCTTTCGCGAGATGGGGGAGACCTTCAAGGTCGATATCATCGAGCGCCGTCCCGAGGACGAAGAGCTCACCCTCTACCGCCACGGCAAGCCCGAGAGCGAGTGGGTCGACTTCTGCAGCGGCCCGCACGTCCCGCGCACCGGTCTGCTCAAGGCGGTGAAGCTCACCAGCGTGGCCGGCGCGTACTGGCGCGGCGACGAGCGCAACCCGATGCTCCAGCGCATCTACGGAACGGCGTTCGCGTCGCAAGATGCGCTCAAGGAGCACCTTCGCGCCGTCGAGGAGGCCAAGGCGCGCGATCACCGCAAGGTCGGCAAGGAGCTCGACTTGTTCCTGCTCGACCAGGCCTCGCCGGCGATGCCCTTTTTCCTTCCGAAGGGCGCGTTCGTCTACAACCGGCTCGTCGAGTACATGCGCGAGCTCTACTTCCGCTACGGCTACGAAGAGGTCATCACCCCGCAGGCCTTCGATCCCAAGCTGTTTCGCACCAGCGGGCACCTCGGCCACTACAACGAGAACATGTACCGTCTCTGGACGGAGGACATCCTCGACGATATGACCGAGGCCGAGCGCGCCAAAGGCTACGACACCGTCGCGGAGAAGCTCCGCGCGCAGTCGTTCGCCCTCAAGCCGATGAACTGCCCGAGCCACTGCGTCATCTTCGGCTCGCGCAAGCGCTCCTACCGCGAGCTCCCGTGGCGCGTGGCCGACTTTGGCCGGCTCCATCGCTACGAGCGCGGGGGCGTGATCCACGGCCTCTCGCGCGTCCGCAGCTTTTGCCAGGACGACGCGCACATCTTCTGCACCGAGGAGCAAGTCGGGGCCGAGAGCAAAGCCTTCCTCGACTTGTTCTACGAGGTGTTCCGCACCTTCGGCTTCGAGCGCATCGACGTGAAGCTCGCCACCCGGCCCGAGAAGAGCAAGCGCATGGGCTCCGACGAGCTCTGGGACCATGCCGAGGCATCCCTCGCCGCGGGCTTGAAGGCGGCCGGCATCGACTACGAGATCGCAGAGGGCGAGGGCGCCTTCTACGGGCCGAAGCTCGAGTTCCACGTGCACGACGCCCTCAAACGAAGCTGGCAGCTGGGCACCCTGCAGTACGATCCCAACCTCCCCGAGCGCTTCGACCTGTCCTATGTCGGCGCCGACGGCAAAGAGCACCGTCCGGTCATGCTTCACCGGGCCGTCCTCGGGTCCCTCGAGCGATTTTTCTCGGTGTACCTCGAACACTGCGGAGGAAATTTCCCCACCTGGCTCTCGCCGAAGCAGGCCATCGTGCTTACGGTCAGCGACAAAGTGGACGCCTACGCTCTCGAAACGCGCGATCGGCTGCGCGCCCGCGGTATCCGGGTCGACATCGACTACAGCGCCGACAAGCTCGGCGCCAAAATCCGCAACGCCCGCCTCGCCCGCTACCCTTACCTGTGCGTGGTTGGCCTGAAAGAGGCCGAATCGGGCACCTTGGGCGTGCGCTCCCGCGACCGCGGCGAGCTGGGCGCCATTTCCCGCGATGAGTTCGCCGAAATGGTCCTCAAGGAGAGCGTCCCGGGCGCGGTGGCTCCTGCGGCTCCTGCAGTTACGGCTGCTGTCGCCCCCGGCGACGGAAACGCAACCAAAAATTGA
- a CDS encoding acyltransferase family protein: protein MRNPGIDLLRGLSILLVVLHHLGLPMRIPLKRSLLAEIVPARLLAAVNYNGYEAVFVFFVLSGFLITTTSLERWARLDHIDLRTFYVRRGARILPCLLLLVSVLALLHLAGFSDYVIHREGQSLPHAILSAFGLYLNWYEGTTGYLPGNWDVLWSLSIEEAFYIGFPLVCLTVRRERVLAGMLALLAASMPFSLAAIVDNEIWKEKAYLPGMSAIATGVLAALFAARYRPRHSGIALALGALGALGMATVFLAMPWLWPLLHDAVLLLLPYRPRASSSPCIGGKRRGTRFSYPVRAGCVRWGVSVMKFISVICSSFSLPSEHSEPPAQIPATGFSGTRPWSLWRGYSAR from the coding sequence ATGCGCAACCCTGGTATCGACCTGCTCCGCGGCCTGTCGATTCTACTCGTCGTGTTGCACCATCTCGGCCTGCCGATGCGCATTCCGCTGAAGAGGTCGCTGCTCGCGGAGATCGTCCCCGCACGCCTGCTCGCCGCGGTGAACTACAACGGCTACGAAGCGGTGTTCGTCTTCTTCGTGCTCTCGGGTTTCCTGATCACGACCACGTCGCTTGAGCGCTGGGCCCGGCTCGACCACATCGATCTGCGTACATTCTACGTTCGCCGCGGCGCGCGCATTCTGCCGTGCCTTCTCCTGCTCGTGAGCGTGCTCGCGCTCCTGCACCTGGCGGGCTTTTCCGATTACGTGATTCACCGTGAAGGTCAATCGCTGCCGCACGCAATCCTGTCCGCATTTGGCTTGTACCTGAATTGGTACGAGGGCACGACCGGCTACCTCCCGGGCAATTGGGACGTGCTATGGTCCTTATCCATCGAGGAAGCCTTCTATATCGGCTTCCCCTTGGTCTGCCTCACGGTACGCCGCGAGCGCGTGCTCGCCGGCATGTTGGCATTGCTGGCCGCGTCGATGCCATTCTCGCTGGCCGCCATCGTCGACAACGAAATCTGGAAAGAAAAGGCCTATTTGCCCGGCATGTCCGCCATCGCCACCGGCGTTTTGGCCGCCCTCTTCGCCGCACGCTACCGCCCTCGCCATTCCGGGATCGCGCTGGCGCTCGGCGCACTGGGCGCCCTTGGGATGGCCACCGTATTTCTGGCCATGCCCTGGCTTTGGCCATTGCTGCACGATGCCGTCTTGCTGCTGCTGCCGTATCGACCGCGTGCCTCGTCATCGCCTTGCATTGGCGGCAAACGTCGGGGCACACGATTTTCCTACCCGGTACGGGCTGGCTGCGTTCGATGGGGCGTCTCAGTTATGAAATTTATCTCAGTCATATGTTCGTCGTTTTCGCTGCCTTCCGAGCATTCCGAGCCACCGGCGCAAATCCCCGCTACGGGTTTCTCTGGTACCCGCCCGTGGTCGCTTTGGCGTGGCTACTCGGCGCGTTGA
- the infC gene encoding translation initiation factor IF-3: MGRPRFDPRQQQRGFQIRVNHRIRVPEVRVIGADGSMLGVLQTHEAMRLAQEQGLDLVEVNPKAEPPVCKILDFGKYKYEEKKKTAEAKRKQTVVEIKEIKLRPKTDDHDIAFKVKAARRFIEAGHKVKVTVRFRGREITHPEKAQEQLTIVIQATDDVANVETRAMMEARTMTVLLAPKPAIMQKVAQAKIQAEKARQQAEKEGRAVPSEPSLLNVSDIEDDDDDDDDDDDTDDATAN, encoded by the coding sequence ATGGGTCGCCCTCGCTTTGATCCGCGCCAGCAGCAGCGCGGTTTTCAGATTCGCGTCAATCACCGCATCCGAGTTCCGGAAGTCCGTGTCATCGGAGCCGACGGTTCGATGCTCGGTGTGCTGCAAACCCACGAAGCGATGAGACTCGCCCAGGAGCAGGGGCTCGACCTCGTGGAGGTCAACCCCAAGGCCGAGCCACCCGTTTGCAAGATCCTCGATTTCGGAAAGTACAAGTACGAGGAGAAGAAGAAGACGGCGGAGGCCAAGCGCAAGCAAACCGTCGTCGAAATCAAAGAGATCAAGCTTCGTCCGAAGACCGACGATCACGACATCGCCTTCAAGGTGAAGGCCGCTCGCCGCTTCATCGAAGCGGGCCACAAGGTGAAGGTCACCGTCCGCTTCCGCGGCCGCGAGATCACGCACCCCGAAAAGGCGCAAGAGCAGCTCACCATCGTGATCCAAGCCACCGACGACGTCGCCAACGTCGAAACGCGCGCCATGATGGAAGCCCGCACCATGACGGTCCTCCTGGCGCCGAAGCCGGCCATCATGCAGAAGGTGGCCCAGGCCAAAATCCAAGCCGAAAAAGCCCGTCAACAGGCCGAAAAAGAAGGCCGCGCCGTTCCCTCCGAACCGTCGCTCCTCAACGTCTCCGACATCGAAGACGATGACGACGACGATGATGACGACGACGACACCGACGACGCGACCGCGAACTGA